In Xiphophorus maculatus strain JP 163 A chromosome 2, X_maculatus-5.0-male, whole genome shotgun sequence, one genomic interval encodes:
- the map2k1 gene encoding dual specificity mitogen-activated protein kinase kinase 1 translates to MQKRKKPEPIQLNPIPDGNTINGTGASETNLEALQKKLEELELDEQQRKRLEAFLTQKQKVGELKDDDFEKICELGAGNGGVVFKVSHRPSGLIMARKLIHLEIKPAIRNQIIRELQVLHECNSPYIVGFYGAFYSDGEISICMEHMDGGSLDQSLKKAGKIPEEILGKVSIAVIKGLSYLREKHKIMHRDVKPSNILVNSRGEIKLCDFGVSGQLIDSMANSFVGTRSYMSPERLQGTHYSVQSDIWSMGLSLVEMAIGRFPIPPPDSKELEQIFGFPVEGEAASSESPKPCPPGRTGSSYGPNSRPPMAIFELLDYIVNEPPPKLPAIFSAEFQEFVNKCLIKNPAERADLKQLMVHPFIKQSEAEEVDFAGWLCSTIGLSQPATPTHGTSM, encoded by the exons aacaaaCTTGGAGGCTTTGCAGAAAAAGCTGGAGGAGCTTGAGTTGGACGAGCAGCAACGGAAACGCTTGGAGGCCTTCCTGACACAGAAGCAGAAAGTGGGAGAGCTGAAGGATGATGACTTTGAGAAGATCTGCGAGCTCGGCGCAGGCAACGGAGGCGTTGTTTTTAAGGTCTCGCATCGACCATCCGGTCTGATTATGGCCAGGAAG CTGATCCACCTGGAGATTAAGCCAGCCATCAGGAACCAGATTATCCGGGAGCTGCAGGTGCTACATGAGTGTAACTCTCCATACATAGTGGGCTTCTATGGTGCGTTTTACAGCGATGGAGAAATCAGCATCTGCATGGAGCACATg GATGGTGGCTCTCTAGACCAGTCACTGAAGAAAGCAGGCAAAATCCCAGAGGAGATTCTTGGCAAAGTCAGCATTGCT GTCATCAAAGGTCTTTCCTACCTGCGTGAGAAGCACAAGATCATGCATAGAG ATGTCAAGCCTTCTAACATCCTGGTGAATTCCCGTGGTGAGATCAAGCTGTGTGACTTTGGAGTGAGCGGACAGCTCATAGACTCCATGGCCAACTCCTTTGTGGGAACTCGTTCTTACATGTCT CCAGAGCGTCTGCAGGGAACACATTACTCTGTTCAGTCAGACATCTGGAGTATGGGTCTGTCTTTGGTGGAAATGGCCATCGGACGCTTCCCTATCCCTCCACCTGACTCCAAGGAACTGGAGCAGATCTTTGGATTTCCAGTGGAAGGGGAGGCAGCCTCCAGCGAGTCCCCGAAACCGTGCCCCCCTGGACGTACGGGCAGCT CGTATGGACCAAACAGCAGACCACCAATGGCTATATTTGAGCTACTCGATTACATAGTTAATGAG CCCCCACCAAAGCTCCCTGCAATATTTAGCGCTGAATTCCAGGAGTTTGTGAATAAATG CCTGATTAAGAATCCTGCAGAGAGAGCAGACTTAAAGCAGCTGATG GTGCATCCTTTTATCAAACAATCCGAGGCAGAAGAGGTGGACTTTGCCGGCTGGCTCTGCAGCACCATTGGACTCAGTCAGCCTGCGACACCCACCCATGGCACCAGCATGTGA
- the rpl4 gene encoding 60S ribosomal protein L4: MACARPLISVYSDKGESSGKNVVMPAVFRAPIRPDVVNFVHTNMRKNNRQPYAVSELAGHQTSAESWGTGRAVARIPRVRGGGTHRSGQGAFGNMCRGGRMFAPTKTWRRWHRRINTPQKRYAICSALAASAIPALVMSKGHRIEEIPEVPLVVEDKVEGYKKTKEAVLLLKKLKAWNDIKKVYASQRMRAGKGKMRNRRRIQRKGPCIVYNQDAGLTKAFRNIPGITLQDVNQLNLLRLAPGGHVGRFCIWTESAFRKLDELYGTWRKPSSLKINYKLPMHKMTNTDLSRILKSEEIQKALRAPNKKIKRRVLKKNPLKNLKIMLKLNPYAKTARRHAILKHDPAIKAKMLKPKKRPAKKAPAKPKA, encoded by the exons ATG GCCTGTGCCCGACCCCTCATCTCGGTGTATTCCGACAAAGGAGAATCATCAGGCAAAAATGTAGTCATGCCTGCTGTCTTCAGGGCCCCCATTCGCCCTGATGTTGTGAATTTTGTGCACACCAACATGCGCAAAAACAACCGCCAGCCATATGCAGTCAGCGAGCTGGCAG GCCACCAGACAAGTGCAGAGTCCTGGGGAACAGGAAGAGCTGTGGCCCGTATCCCTCGTGTGAGAGGTGGTGGTACTCACCGCTCTGGCCAGGGTGCTTTTGGAAAC ATGTGTCGTGGTGGTCGCATGTTTGCCCCCACTAAAACCTGGCGCCGTTGGCACCGCAGGATCAACACACCCCAGAAGCGCTATGCCATctgctctgcgctggctgcttcTGCCATTCCTGCACTTGTGATGTCCAAGG GACATCGTATTGAGGAAATCCCTGAAGTCCCACTGGTGGTTGAAGACAAAGTTGAGGGCTACAAGAAGACCAAGGAGGCcgtgctgctgctgaagaagcTTAAAGCCTGGAACGATATCAAGAAg GTCTATGCCTCTCAGCGCATGCGTGCTGGTAAGGGCAAGATGAGGAACCGCAGGCGTATCCAGCGCAAAGGTCCGTGTATCGTCTACAACCAAGACGCTGGTTTAACCAAAGCCTTCAGGAATATTCCAG gcATCACTCTGCAGGACGTGAACCAGCTGAACCTTCTGAGGCTTGCTCCTGGTGGTCACGTCGGACGGTTCTGCATCTGGACTGAAAGCGCTTTCCGCAAGCTGGATGAGCTGTATGGCACCTGGCGTAAGCCATCCTCTCTGAAGATTAACTACAA GCTCCCAATGCACAAGATGACAAACACAGATCTGAGCAGGATTTTGAAGAGTGAGGAGATCCAGAAAGCACTTCGTGCACCTAA CAAGAAGATCAAACGCAGAGTGCTGAAGAAGAATCCTCTGAAGAATTTGAAGATAATGCTCAAACTGAACCCTTACGCCAAGACAGCAAGACGTCATGCCATCTTGAAGCACGACCCTGCT ATCAAGGCTAAGATGCTGAAACCCAAGAAGAGGCCTGCAAAGAAGGCCCCTGCTAAACCCAAGGCATAA
- the zwilch gene encoding protein zwilch homolog — translation MDSKVVSRAEEFSTFLRCLQDDQSSNSCTYEEDIHITKMNGDKLTAVNLYFANQTIFVCEKAVPKIIGLCDELNSETSNCSADNGDAEDSCDVIQPEQGPQPHTVMKARQLLSLYTLSQNPGVSAMDNTPILHPLWVRCDMSDPAGTAWFGAEPVCVSNKVAGVKLYSITCKGSTVEKKSLVTLEELKQMHKNRHHSCSMGIKGSARFSLFGSTIVENTTIESQSSVTVDFKWSHVESILEIPPLSSTATLNIKVVCGDMRSPMFEMYRELEFLQTLANGLKTGETEWMEPLESTSAVNLTKVYLEELRNMAKTLQDQAAKTVETPKLKQEADTSIFNSFLERGDLDFAEQLWVRMRKSVTSYQDIGDCLKLVIEALRYGDIKPWIHRDSSSSLSKLILQSYHQQIDHVSLTGITPVIMLLEVGLDKMRKDYINYLIGEELTTLNQMYYYLSTEVDVQEQVIRLRKLHHLLEIIVTCGTFLGLPYDRQFVLTQSCLNHYKTSTYDEEHEFKLQIKPALISHFYQKEHPILWGVEISSGQGLREVRTSLQLSDKPLVDHVIFETDFPNETVNGDIEEPAFFSTTMCCSFNSFA, via the exons atgGACTCAAAGGTGGTATCTAGAGCAGAAgagttttccacatttcttcG ATGTCTCCAGGATGACCAAAGTAGTAATTCATGCACATATGAG GAGGACATTCACATTACAAAGATGAACGGAGACAAACTTACTGCGGTGAATTTGTACTTTGCCAACCAAACAATCTTTGTCTGTGAAAAAGCT GTACCAAAAATAATTGGGCTATGTGATGAGCTAAACTCAGAGACATCAAACTGTTCAGCTGATAATGGTGATGCTGAAGATAGTTGTGATGTTATCCAACCAGAGCAAGGACCACAGCCACATACAGTCATGAAAGCAAG aCAGTTGCTGTCTTTGTACACATTATCTCAAAACCCTGGTGTGTCTGCTATGGACAATACGCCCATCTTACACCCTCTCTGGGTGCGATGCGACATGAGTGATCCTGCAGGAACAGCCTGGTTTGGTGCAGAACCAGTCTGTGTATCAAATAAAGTAGCTGGGGTCAAATTGTATTCTATTACCTGCAAAG GTTCAacggtggaaaaaaaatctcttgtaACCTTGGAAGAACTGAAACAAATGCACAAGAACAGACATCATTCCTGCTCT ATGGGGATTAAAGGTAGTGCCAGGTTCAGTTTGTTTGGGTCCACCATTGTGGAAAACACTACAATCGAGTCACAGAGCAGCGTGACAGTGGACTTCAAGTGGAGTCATGTGGAGAGTATTCTTGAGATCCCTCCTCTGTCCTCTACAGCTACTCTT AATATCAAAGTTGTTTGTGGAGACATGAGAAGTCCCATGTTTGAGATGTACAGGGAGCTAGAGTTTCTTCAG ACTCTAGCAAATGGTTTGAAAACAGGTGAGACTGAATGGATGGAACCTTTGGAGAGCACATCGGCTGTAAACCTGACAAAGGTCTATCTCGAAG AGCTTAGGAACATGGCAAAAACACTACAGGATCAAGCTGCCAAAACAGTTGAG ACCCCAAAGCTGAAGCAGGAGGCGGATACTTCCATTTTCAACTCCTTCTTGGAAAGAGGAGATTTAGATTTCGCAGAGCAGCTTTGGGTCCGGATGagaaaaa gtgTAACTTCATACCAGGACATTGGCGACTGTCTGAAGCTGGTTATCGAAGCTCTACGATACGGTGACATCAAGCCCTGG ATTCACagagacagcagcagctcccTCAGCAAACTGATCCTTCAGTCTTACCACCAGCAGATTGACCACGTGTCTCTTACAGGCATCACCCCGGTCATCATGCTACTGGAGGTGGGACtagacaaaatgagaaaagactACATTAACTACTTGATTG gtgaAGAATTGACAACTTTAAACCAAATG TACTACTACCTGAGCACTGAGGTTGATGTGCAAGAGCAAGTGATCAGACTCAGAAAACTGCACCACCTGCTGGAAATAATAGTGACCTGCGGCACATTCTTGGGCTTGCCTTACGACCGCCAATTTGTCCTCACACA ATCATGTCTGAATCACTACAAAACATCGACATACGATGAGGAACATGAATTCAAGCTCCAGATCAAACCAGCCTTGATAAGCCATTTCTACCAGAA GGAGCATCCCATACTGTGGGGAGTTGAGATATCCAGTGGTCAAGGTCTTCGTGAGGTGCGGACGTCCTTACAGCTCAGTGACAAGCCACTGGTTGATCATGTCATCTTTGAGACAG